The genomic window AGTGGAGATGTGTCCAGGGAAGATTCTTTCTTCCCTaccttatttctctctcctttacatccttttcttcccttttcaaaTACTTGGCCCTTCACGTTCATTTTGAGAACAGATGGAATCATCTAGAAAGTGTGAagataatgttttatattttcaaatatttttcttttcatcctgCCACCCAGTTAATAATTGCCTTTGCTCTGCGATTAGGTGGTATCTCTTGTGGAAACATCAAGTAATTTGTTTACAGTCatggaagtaaataaaaatgcaattagTGCTTGAATGAAATGTCATCAGAAAAACAGTGGCATACATTCAGCGGGATGAAGAATTCAGCCAAATTAGATAGACCGTCTGAATGAATTCTTAGTGAAAGGAAAATGGAATTTATTAACCAGGTTATTTGCATTCAGTCTGGTGCTAGGTGCTTTGTCtgcttgattttatttaatgCTTCTAAAGTTCCTCTTGAGTTATTACTTGTATATTCCCCTCTGTtatagcatatatatttatgtctccCCAAATCCACATATTTAACTCTAATCCCTGATGTGATGGTATTTCTTGCCTGTGAGATAGTCAGTCTGCTAGGGTGGGAGCCTTGCGAGAAAGGGTTGGTGTcctttataaaatagttttcacAGGGGCTCCGGGCACCTCCATTCTCTGTGAAGCAGGAAGAGGCCTTCTCCAGACAGAATCTGCTGTTGCCTTGATCTTGGACTCACCAGCTTCTGGGCCTGTGATAAATGAATGGGTAAAGATGCCTTCCTTTAGATGAGGAAATCAATCCGCCTGAGCATATTAACTCACAAATGTTTTGATTGCCAGTAGCTTGGATAACGGTGATTTGAACAAAGTGGATTTGTGTTCTCTTGCGCAACGTGTTCCTAATTCCAGGGGCGAGGCTTGGACTGTAGCTGCACGGACATCCTGGATCCAGCCTCCTCTGGACTTTGGCCTTCTTCTGCATGATCAAGCCATGGCCCAGGACAGTGGTTGTGCCCAAGGATAGAGAGCTAGGCAGATTTTACACGTTTTAGTTTTTACTAGATCATTCCAAGTTCCTTCTGTAAATCCTTGGTCTTTTGAGTACACGTGGAACATTTCAACATATTGACTGTATGGCTAGAGATGTGACTCAAGTGTTGtatagcatgcaaggcatgtgtggGACCCTGGAACTGGTCATAACAGAGCATGGCCCTCTgaccactgcctggtgtggccctggtggcccctaacCACTGCTAGGTATGACTGCTCCAATAACAATATGTAATATAATGCTTACTCTAAGATAGGCCATAAAATAAATCTTGGCAAATATCAAAGAATACCTCTTATATGAGCCACTTTCTATAactaaaatgcattaaaataggAAATCACTgtaacaaaaatatatacttgaAGTTTTGATactggtttaaaaaataattgagtcaAAAAACTCAGCTATATTTCAAATTAAGCAAAATTAATTGTGTAAATACTTGTGCCATGAAGCTAAAGTTGTCACTAGACGGGAGAGACAGTATAAGAGGCAATGCACTATGTGCTTTACATAGTTCTTTATATGCAACTGTTTCTGgtttcagactggagcgatagcacagcgggtagggcgtttgccttgcacacggctgacctgggtttgatttctccatccctctcagagagcctggcaagctactgagagtatcctgcccgcacggcagagcctggcaagctctctgtggcatatttgatatgccaaaaacagtaacaacaagtctcacaatggagacgttactggtgcccgtttgagcaaatcgatgaaaaacgggacgacagtgcaacagtgctaccaGCTGCATGAAAGCGCAACAATTTCATAGACATctatactaaattaaaaaataacaacaaaataccaCCAAAAAATTCTCAAAGAAACATTACAATTCCACACATGTGAAAAAGCCTCACCAATCAATCAAAGCAAGACATTTTGCTGGGTGGATATTGCATTGTtgcaatatatattttgaaacacaATTTGAAATAgcaagacttttctttttcttccttaagaaGAATTTATTAAGGcattaaatctttttcttttaacatttaaaatgataatttaaaagaaaatgcacaaCCATGAGAGTAAGGAATTAGGGTCAGAAATATTGagcaaaaataaaacccttttttttaaaaaagtgcctcTCATATAGAAACTATGGCACACTTCCACAGTGAAATACtgtgcagttgttaggaaaaatgaagaaatgaaatttgcctatgaatggatggacatggagagtatcatgctgagtgaaatgagtcagaaggagagggacagacatagaatgactgtattcatttgtggtatataaaaatatatagtagaggactaatatccatggccagggaaaatggggactAGGAGGACTGTCAATGATTGGAATCAACAACAATTGTGTGTGAGTcggaaggtaggtaagatagagaaggaccagtgtgacaataatagttgaaaacgatcatgctggacaagaactgagcgttAAAAGTTAGTAAAGGGATATtattgataaccttttagtatcaatattgcaaactacaatggccaaaaggagagagagacagagagaacagagacagagacagagagagtgacagagacagagacaaagagagagagagagagagagagaaaagaatagcccctaccatagaggcaggctgggggatgagggagggagtggggggtgatggaaaggaacctgggacattggtgctgggaaatgtacactggtggagggatgggtgttggaatactcactgaaatctaatcatgaacagctttgtaatgaccTGTctcagtgattccattaaaaaaaagtgcCTCTCATAAAGGCAGTCTGATGGGTGACATCCAGTGGGAGAGGGAAGTAATAGTGTAGAGAAGTGGACATGTGTGAGGAGACTGgttttgaaacattgtatgcctgaaacccaatcatgaattactttgtaatttCTGGGcactgaataaaaatttttaaaattattaatattttaaaaaagctgCTAGAGGAGAATTGTGTTTTGAACTAGCCTGTGGTTGGTGAGTTCTGAGCAAACTGAGAATGGAGTAAGATATGGCGAGGAGACAGACACTTCTGGTTCTTAGACATAAACATAAGGGATCTGTACATTAACCAGAGTGCCACTTATCTGATGAAATAAGTTCCAGCTGCAGTCAGATTCTGGCAAACAACTGtaaactgcacacacacacacacacacacaatataaaaATCCCAAACCTACAACAATCTGAAGGTTTTAGAGTATGCAGAAATGCAGGCATATCATCCTTTGGAGGATGTCAAGGTTCAGAAGAGAAAGTGGTATTAGGAGGTATCCAAGTCAGAGTTTCTGCCTGGGGCAGGACACAGGATGTGTATAGAGTGCCTAAACACCAATGGGAAAATCAGCATGTGGTCAGtgagagatgggacagtgggtagggtgctcgccttgcatgttgctgacccagattccagccccaagaccccagatgatcccctgaacTCACTAGAAGTAATCCCCTATCACTGCTCTACCCTTCTTTTTATACCCctcttttaaaaactaagatgaagagacaaatacacagaaattttgtttgctttagggacatacctggaggtgcccaggagtACTTCTGGCTCAGAGTTCAGTTCTCTGGCCCCAGGTAGTACCAGGCATCAAAGCTGAGCCTTCCACATGCAGAGCACTTGTTCcagcctgctgagctctctctctgtctctctgtgtctctctgtctcagtctctgcctctatctctgtctctctctctggccccagatctaCAGATATTGTGTATCTCATTGAATTACACCTGTGTATCACTTTAGATTGAGATGCAGATCTGAGTCCCCAGCAGGCTCCCTAGAGCTTTCTCTAAAAccatgtttgttctgttttctagCACCCCATTCTAGGTGAGGATAGAACAGGTGAACTTAACGGGAATTGAACTGGATTTGGTTCCAGTCCtcgaatggtcccctgagacctccaagagtggtccttgagtgcagagccaggagtaagacctgagcatgtCCAGATGTGTACAAAAACACTTttgtacaaaaacaaacaaatgtgtgtgtgtgttttagagaAAAGACCTTTCCTAAATCTAGAAtattactttgaatatattcagtCTCACAGCATTTACCTTAAAGGGgttattaaaataaggaaaaatgggTTCCCTTTCAGAAAACATAAGAAATGCAAAGCCCACACCCCAAGTTAATTACCCGTCCCCTCAATTTAACTCCTTCCCATATACACACCTGGGCAGAAAATCTCGCAGGTTCTTGCCAGACGCGGGATGTAGACACATCACAGGTGGCTGTGGactggggtgtgagtgtgtgtgtggagggggggaggcggGTGGAGTGCAGCGTAGGGTAGGGGGACCCACGGGAAGCTCTGGGTGCCTGAAGTGCCCTTTTTGTTGTCTCCCCTTGCTCCCTCTGCCCGAATGAACGAACAtcagtgagatgagtcagaagatGGGCAAGGAGGGTCCCCGACTCTCCAAGAACCAGAAGTTTTCCGAGCACTTCAGCATCCACTGCTGCCCGCCCTTCACGTTCCTCAACTCCAAGCGCGAGATCGTGGACCGCAAGTACAGCATCTGCAAGAGCGGCTGCTTCTaccagaagaaggaggaggactGGATCTGCTGCGCCTGCCAGAAGACCCGGTAAGCGctcgggccggggggcgggggagccgggcCGGCCGCCCCCCGGAGCGGCGGAGGAGAGCCACGCTTCTTTTGGCCCTCCCAGACCCAGTCGCCGCCGCGCACCGTCCCCCCAGCGGCCCAAGCTCCAGCCGGCGGCACCCCCCGCGGTGGTCAGAGCACCAGCCAAGCCACGGTCCCCTCCGAGGTCCCCTCCGAGGTCCGAGCGGCAGCCACGCCCCCGCCCGGAGGTCCGGACGCCACCGGCCAAGCAGCGGCCCCCTCCGAAGCCCAAGCAGCAGCCGAAGAGCAGCCCCCAGAGAGGGGGGTCCAGCCGTGGGGGGTCCCCCGTCAAAACTTCTAGGTTCTGGTAACACCATCTCTTCCCTTTTTGTTCCTTTCTCCTGCCCTAAGGTCAGTAGCCCCTCGTTGTGTTTACTAACTCTCGGGCCCGTCTCCGTGGGCCCCTCCGGCTCAGCCCCTCCAAACCCGTGTAATCGGTTCTCTGCATTAAACCCCCCTCTGCTGGAAAGACCCTGTGTGGCTTCTGCTTTCCTCACGAAACGAACACTGGGTGCAGTATCTCTGATGGCGGcgtcccctgcctccctcctctggTGGCACCTTGATTCCCGAGCCTCGGAGAGAGGAGTAATGTGACTCGTAGGGGCATCCGGGGATGTATAGGAGGGGTTCTGCGGTTTCAGCCAGACGTCCTCCCAAGACCCTTCATCTAAGGATGACCCAATGTTGCTTGTTTATTTGATCCATCACTTATCTAGCCAGCCTGACTGCATAACTAGCGAGTGCCAGGCTGGGGGATAGGAGTGTGCCCGTCACCAAGTTGTGTGGTACTCCAAGACGAGCAAGAGGATAGTTGGGCACAGTGGAGGATGTAAATGCCCCGATCTTGTGACAATCTTTCAGGGCTGTGTGAGTGAGACTATAAGGGAGTTGTCAGCTCTGCCTTAGGAGTTTGGGGACTCACTAAAGTTAGAGAGGTTGAGTAGAGAAAGAATGGAGAAGCATATGATTATCTCTTTATCTGCGACAAGTcagccttttctccttccttccttccttccttccttccttccttccttccttccttccttccttccttccttccttccttccttccttccttccttccttccttccttccctcccccatccctccctcccttcttccttccttctttcctttgttttttctttctttttcttcctttcttttattttttagagcaaATTTTGGTTCACAGCAAAATTGTGAGTAGAAGAAACAGCAATGTCCTATATACTGTCTAAATACATGGTAGGTCAGTTTTCTAGGtttttttcccttaatatttGGACATACATGTACCTATTTTTTATAAGACAAGTCAACTTTTTCCTTCCCTTcgcctttcctccctttcttctttctatttatcTTTCCTTATTTCGTTGTTAAAAAGTTTATTAGAGCAAATTTTGGTTCACAGCAAAACTGTTGAGTAGAAGAAACAGCAACATCCTATATACTGTCTATAGACTTTGGCAGGTCAGttttctggtttttaaaaatatctagacatgtgcctattttttttataagttaaTAGTGGGTGTTAATTGTATGCGAGAGTCTTATATGTATGATGCCAGCACTTGGACAGGATGTTACTCTGTGTGCTTGTCCCATGGTGTTTTCAGATCTAGTATGCAGAAGAATCAGCTGGGGCATGTTAAAGATAACCACTCCCTGCAGAGACTCTAACTCCTTGAGCCATTTCGAGGTCTAAGGATCTGTATTTTAACAAGCAGTTCCCCCCTCCCAGATCATTCCCAGGTATGATTTAGGTACCACCTATAGAAGATACTTTGAGAAGTATCTTCTATAGATAAGTGGTCTATGTCATCTGCGATCTTACTTATAAAGAAATATGgaagtgctttatttatttattcttgcgccatacctggccatgctcagggttactcctggctctacacttaggagtCACCTTTGGCGAAGcttgaggcaccatatgggatgtgagggatcaaaactgggtcaacggcttgcaaggcaagtgccttaccttctgtactatctctctggcctggaatgTGCTAATTGATGGTAGTGAAAGTGAATGCATTCAAAAGAATCCAAGATCAGGTGAGGCTGATTTGTAAAGGAAGTTAAGAGTTTTTACTAGTCACTAAAACTTTAGTAGGAGGTGCATTAAATTAATTGATCATTAGTTTAGGCCCTCTAAAGGATCCTATACCAGATAAGGTTTGTCACATGGGAGTGGTGAGGAAATGTAGGAAGTTGATT from Sorex araneus isolate mSorAra2 chromosome 4, mSorAra2.pri, whole genome shotgun sequence includes these protein-coding regions:
- the MOBP gene encoding myelin-associated oligodendrocyte basic protein isoform X1 is translated as MSQKMGKEGPRLSKNQKFSEHFSIHCCPPFTFLNSKREIVDRKYSICKSGCFYQKKEEDWICCACQKTRPSRRRAPSPQRPKLQPAAPPAVVRAPAKPRSPPRSPPRSERQPRPRPEVRTPPAKQRPPPKPKQQPKSSPQRGGSSRGGSPVKTSRFW
- the MOBP gene encoding myelin-associated oligodendrocyte basic protein isoform X2, translating into MSQKMGKEGPRLSKNQKFSEHFSIHCCPPFTFLNSKREIVDRKYSICKSGCFYQKKEEDWICCACQKTRLKRRIRPTPRKK